From Columba livia isolate bColLiv1 breed racing homer chromosome 5, bColLiv1.pat.W.v2, whole genome shotgun sequence, one genomic window encodes:
- the PLEK2 gene encoding pleckstrin-2 isoform X2 — MQEAAGVLKEGFLVKRLLIKLRTKTNTDYFLECCSREERDSWALDITGAIHAGHPVQVQELHRMKNSFKLLENISLHHIVERMCDSSTGIKLTRNLEQGNRYKETFTGSALVDWLISNSFAVSRFEAITLASMLMEENFIKPVGARSTEATRYSDLSEQFLDDSTALYMFAESSKKNISSKEELQFNISELSGTIVKQGFLVKQGHKRKNWKVRRFVLRADPAFLHYYDPTKEESRPVGGFSLRGCLVSALEDNGVPAGVKGNVQGNLFKIITKNDIHYYIQASSKAERAQWIEAIKPLT; from the exons CTACTCATCAAACTAAGGACAAAAACCAATACAGACTATTTCCTGGAATGTTGCTCCAGGGAGGAGCGAGACTCTTGGGCTTTGGACATCACTGGAGCTATTCATGCTGGTCACCCAGTACAGGTACAAGAGCTTCACAGAATGAAGAACTCTTTCAAACTGCTAGAGAATATCAGCCTCCA CCACATAGTGGAGAGAATGTGTGACAGCAGTACTGGAATTAAGCTGACCCGCAACTTGGAGCAAGGCAACAGATATAAAGAGACCTTCACAG GTTCTGCCCTGGTGGACTGGCTCATCTCCAACAGCTTTGCTGTGTCACGATTCGAGGCCATCACCTTGGCATCCATGCTGATGGAGGAGAACTTCATCAAGCCCGTGGGAGCCCGCAGCACTGAGGCCACACGCTACAGTGATCTCTCTGAGCAGTTTCTCGATGACTCCACTGCACTGTACATGTTT GCTGagagcagtaagaaaaatatcagTTCCAAGGAAGAGCTACAATTTAACATCTCTGAATTAAGTGGCACAATTGTGAAGCAAGGATTCTTAGTGAAACAG GGGCATAAGAGGAAAAACTGGAAGGTGAGGAGATTTGTTCTGAGAGCTGATCCCGCTTTTTTGCACTACTATGACCCCACTAAG gAAGAAAGCAGGCCAGTAGGTGGATTTTCTCTCCGTGGCTGTCTTGTCTCAGCTCTGGAGGACAACGGTGTCCCAGCAG gagTGAAGGGCAACGTGCAAGGCAACCTCTTCAAAATCATCACCAAAAACGACATTCATTATTATATCCAGGCCAGCTCCAAGGCAGAGCGAGCACAGTGGATTGAGGCAATCAAACCACTGACATGA